The Staphylococcus carnosus genome has a segment encoding these proteins:
- a CDS encoding FeoA family protein, translating to MVHAANAEKGLTYKITSINFENTMLAHRLSALGFTIGSKIKVRQKFFMKGPCTLEMNGQCIGIRHCDACKIMLEQADA from the coding sequence ATGGTTCACGCAGCTAACGCCGAAAAAGGCTTAACATATAAAATTACAAGTATTAACTTTGAAAACACAATGCTTGCACATCGACTCAGCGCACTTGGTTTTACAATCGGAAGCAAAATTAAAGTTCGTCAGAAATTTTTCATGAAAGGTCCATGTACTCTAGAAATGAATGGACAATGTATCGGTATTCGTCACTGCGATGCTTGCAAAATAATGTTGGAGCAAGCAGATGCATAA
- a CDS encoding YveK family protein, whose translation MEENKSYDFSKLWEIIKRNLKWLIILPIVCLLLSVLVTAVAVHPKYQATSQVIINKSDKGDLTMAEKFQAGSQIVATYTDIAKSPRVLGKVADKVGHGETANSISEKVEISNEPNSQVLNFTATDQDKKQAEEMADQSAEIFKKQISQLADKGEIDVLSKSADNVKSTPVSMGKNAAVGFIAGLILAVILICILELIRNSKKNKATRSETHSTQQHHRRRTKREGLTQEGLENHVEDSEPDDINHHRQ comes from the coding sequence ATGGAAGAAAACAAAAGTTATGATTTTTCAAAGTTATGGGAGATTATCAAACGCAACTTAAAGTGGCTGATAATTCTGCCGATTGTATGCCTATTATTGAGTGTGCTGGTTACAGCAGTGGCAGTACATCCTAAATACCAAGCAACCTCACAAGTTATCATCAACAAGAGCGATAAAGGTGATTTGACAATGGCTGAAAAATTCCAAGCAGGTTCGCAAATCGTCGCTACATATACTGATATCGCAAAGAGTCCTCGCGTACTAGGTAAAGTGGCAGATAAAGTCGGTCATGGAGAAACGGCTAATTCAATTTCAGAAAAAGTAGAAATAAGCAATGAGCCGAATTCACAAGTTTTGAATTTTACTGCTACAGATCAAGATAAAAAACAGGCTGAAGAAATGGCTGATCAATCAGCTGAAATTTTCAAGAAACAAATTAGTCAACTTGCCGATAAAGGTGAAATTGATGTGTTATCTAAATCAGCAGATAATGTGAAGTCTACTCCAGTAAGCATGGGCAAAAATGCTGCAGTCGGTTTTATTGCAGGACTCATTTTAGCTGTCATTTTAATCTGTATTTTAGAATTGATCAGAAATTCGAAGAAAAACAAAGCGACTCGTTCAGAGACGCACAGCACTCAACAACATCATCGTAGAAGAACAAAAAGAGAGGGTTTAACTCAAGAAGGTTTAGAAAACCACGTTGAGGATAGCGAACCAGATGATATCAATCATCATCGTCAATAA
- a CDS encoding polysaccharide biosynthesis protein — MSKIPVRQQRLIFFLIIDSLIVAFSVFLSYSILEPYFRGYSLTLLILSSLVLLCSHHIFASVFNLYHRAWEYASINEMFVIVKAVTCSMALTVLIVPFFTHEGPFLRLYFITWMMHILLIGGSRLSWRIFNRTVNRRGRKSKNTLVIGAGAGGSMLVQQMLKRPGMGMEPVLAVDDDPNKQKLTITEGVKVQGKIEDVPDLVRKYRIKKIIIAIPTLSQKRLREINEICENLGVTVLKMPNIEEVMSGELEVNQLKKVEVEDLLGRDPVELDMQLISKELTHQTIMVTGAGGSIGSEICQQVCRFAPARIILLGHGENSIYLIHQELQKQYGDQIDIVPVIADIQDRSRMFKILDHYQPYVVYHAAAHKHVPMMEYNPSEAIKNNVMGTKNTAEAARHARVSKFVMISTDKAVNPPNVMGASKRAAEMIVQSMNEDNCKTDFVAVRFGNVLGSRGSVIPLFKKQIEAGGPITVTHPDITRYFMTIPEAARLVLQAGAIAEGGEVFVLDMGEPVKIVDLAKNLIRLSGYKDGDIEIQFTGLRPGEKLYEELLDEDEIHPEQVYEKIYRGKVETMKNDDVLRILDEIIHSKDYKQKLIDLANHRYEDKNGKIDTADEGNDDIPPFRVIN, encoded by the coding sequence GTGTCCAAAATACCAGTGAGACAGCAGCGTCTGATATTCTTTTTAATTATAGACTCGCTTATCGTCGCATTTTCTGTCTTCTTAAGTTATTCAATTCTAGAACCATATTTTCGTGGTTATTCTTTAACATTACTTATATTATCTTCATTAGTTTTACTATGTTCACATCATATTTTTGCGAGTGTTTTCAATTTATACCATCGTGCATGGGAATACGCCAGTATTAATGAAATGTTTGTCATCGTTAAAGCTGTAACGTGTTCGATGGCTTTAACTGTGCTTATCGTTCCATTCTTCACACATGAAGGACCATTTTTAAGATTGTATTTTATCACATGGATGATGCATATTCTGTTAATTGGCGGTTCAAGATTATCTTGGAGAATATTCAATAGAACGGTTAATCGTCGAGGTCGAAAATCTAAAAACACTTTAGTTATCGGTGCAGGCGCAGGCGGTTCAATGCTGGTTCAACAAATGTTGAAACGTCCTGGTATGGGTATGGAACCTGTGCTTGCTGTAGATGATGACCCTAATAAACAAAAATTAACGATTACTGAAGGCGTTAAAGTTCAAGGGAAAATTGAAGATGTTCCTGATTTAGTACGCAAGTATCGTATTAAAAAAATAATCATTGCGATTCCGACATTATCGCAGAAACGATTACGTGAAATTAATGAAATATGTGAAAATCTTGGCGTTACTGTATTGAAAATGCCGAATATCGAAGAAGTTATGTCTGGTGAATTAGAAGTTAACCAATTGAAAAAGGTTGAAGTAGAAGATTTGCTTGGACGTGATCCAGTGGAACTAGATATGCAATTGATTTCTAAAGAATTAACACATCAAACGATTATGGTTACTGGTGCAGGCGGTTCTATCGGTTCAGAAATCTGTCAACAAGTTTGTCGTTTTGCCCCTGCTAGAATTATCTTACTTGGACACGGTGAGAATAGTATTTATTTGATTCACCAAGAACTGCAAAAACAATATGGCGATCAAATTGATATTGTTCCTGTGATTGCTGATATTCAAGATCGTTCTCGTATGTTTAAAATTTTAGATCATTATCAACCGTATGTTGTTTACCATGCTGCAGCACATAAACATGTGCCAATGATGGAATATAACCCAAGTGAAGCTATCAAGAACAATGTAATGGGTACGAAAAATACGGCAGAAGCTGCACGTCATGCAAGAGTCAGCAAATTTGTAATGATTTCAACTGACAAAGCGGTAAACCCTCCGAATGTGATGGGAGCTTCTAAACGTGCTGCTGAGATGATTGTTCAAAGTATGAATGAGGACAATTGTAAAACAGATTTTGTGGCTGTACGATTTGGTAATGTGCTTGGTTCACGCGGTTCTGTTATTCCATTGTTCAAAAAACAAATCGAAGCAGGCGGACCGATTACTGTTACGCACCCTGATATTACACGTTACTTTATGACGATTCCTGAAGCTGCACGTTTGGTTTTACAAGCAGGTGCGATTGCTGAAGGCGGAGAGGTCTTTGTACTCGATATGGGTGAACCTGTGAAAATTGTTGATTTAGCCAAAAACTTAATCCGATTAAGCGGATATAAAGATGGCGATATTGAGATTCAATTTACTGGTTTGCGACCTGGCGAGAAATTATACGAAGAGTTGTTAGATGAAGATGAAATTCATCCAGAACAAGTATATGAAAAAATCTATCGCGGTAAGGTAGAAACAATGAAAAATGATGATGTATTGCGTATCCTTGATGAAATCATTCATAGTAAAGATTATAAGCAAAAATTAATTGACTTAGCTAATCATCGCTATGAAGATAAAAATGGAAAAATCGATACTGCAGACGAAGGGAACGATGACATACCACCCTTTCGTGTAATTAATTAA
- the galU gene encoding UTP--glucose-1-phosphate uridylyltransferase GalU, whose protein sequence is MSKIKKAVIPAAGLGTRFLPATKAMPKEMLPILDKPTIQYIVEEAARAGIEDIIIVTGKHKRAIEDHFDNQMELESNLREKGKDELLEKVQHSTQLANIFYVRQREQKGLGHAIWTARQFIGNEPFAVLLGDDIVESDNPAIKQLMDVYDETNKSVIGVQTVPESETHRYGIVKPEKQDGRLYEVEKFVEKPAPGTAPSNLAIMGRYVLKPEIFDYLSTQDKGSGGEIQLTDAIERLNQDDQVYAYDFEGHRYDVGEKTGFVKTTIAYALKDAEMKDEIKDYIKNLEL, encoded by the coding sequence ATGTCGAAGATTAAAAAAGCAGTTATACCAGCAGCAGGTTTAGGGACACGTTTTTTACCTGCAACTAAGGCAATGCCTAAGGAAATGTTGCCGATATTAGATAAGCCGACGATTCAATATATTGTTGAAGAGGCTGCACGTGCAGGTATCGAAGATATTATTATTGTGACAGGTAAACATAAACGTGCCATTGAAGATCATTTTGATAATCAAATGGAACTTGAAAGTAATTTGCGTGAAAAAGGAAAAGATGAATTGCTTGAAAAAGTTCAACATTCCACACAACTCGCAAATATTTTCTATGTACGCCAACGTGAACAAAAAGGTTTAGGTCATGCGATTTGGACAGCACGTCAATTTATTGGCAACGAACCATTTGCTGTGTTATTAGGTGATGACATTGTTGAATCAGATAATCCGGCAATTAAACAATTAATGGATGTTTACGATGAAACGAATAAATCTGTAATTGGTGTACAAACTGTTCCAGAAAGTGAAACACATCGTTATGGTATTGTAAAACCTGAAAAACAAGATGGACGTTTGTATGAAGTTGAAAAATTCGTAGAAAAACCAGCACCAGGTACTGCACCATCTAATTTAGCGATTATGGGCCGTTATGTCTTAAAACCTGAAATCTTTGATTATTTATCAACACAAGATAAAGGCAGCGGCGGTGAAATTCAATTAACAGATGCAATTGAACGTTTGAACCAAGATGATCAAGTATATGCATATGATTTTGAAGGTCATCGTTATGATGTGGGTGAAAAAACTGGTTTTGTTAAAACAACAATTGCTTATGCATTAAAAGATGCTGAAATGAAAGACGAAATTAAAGATTATATTAAAAACTTAGAGTTATAG
- a CDS encoding universal stress protein — MYKNILVPFDFGNAFNNVPEQLQKLTNGSEDAQITVFNVISETDLANYVRYQNKHFEEVTKEKEEDMKPFIKKLEDLNLPYDIVFTVGSATTEILSELEANDYDVVVMSNKRSRVELKHVLGHVTHKVAKRAHTPVLIVK; from the coding sequence ATGTATAAAAATATCTTAGTACCATTCGATTTTGGTAATGCTTTTAATAATGTTCCAGAACAATTGCAAAAACTTACAAATGGTTCAGAAGATGCTCAAATTACAGTATTCAACGTTATCTCTGAAACGGATTTAGCTAATTATGTACGTTATCAAAATAAACATTTTGAAGAAGTAACAAAAGAAAAAGAAGAAGATATGAAACCATTTATTAAAAAACTTGAAGATCTTAATCTTCCTTATGACATTGTATTTACAGTAGGTTCTGCTACTACAGAAATTTTATCTGAATTAGAAGCTAATGATTACGATGTTGTAGTAATGAGTAATAAGCGTTCTCGTGTTGAACTAAAACACGTTTTAGGACATGTCACTCATAAAGTTGCAAAACGTGCGCATACACCTGTCCTTATTGTTAAATAG
- a CDS encoding DUF5996 family protein: MEILKFNDWKDEQLTLHLITQILGKYKVECAYQEPQWEHVTLDITSEGLTTGLLYVDDNHFSIDINILDDLIEVRVNNEKTAFPLENGKTIQDYYKQIEDTLNNYDIKVELNTKPQEMENKIPLDEDTTHHHYDHDIAVKALELMQYAERTLKRFIGPLRARTAGPAFFWGTFDVSAIVVYSKFYQEFKPDQVIEYGAFDEEMIEFGFWFGGGDFEGPTYFVLPYPFVDKNFTFNESLPEGARFDPTLTEFVYELQHGDLRELDTINAVFESGFDIFAKHLDWPKIDHCTVSMHMPPNMHTDKDE; this comes from the coding sequence ATGGAAATTTTAAAGTTTAATGATTGGAAAGATGAACAACTTACATTACACCTCATTACACAGATTTTAGGTAAATACAAAGTAGAGTGTGCATACCAAGAACCACAGTGGGAACATGTTACATTAGATATTACGAGCGAAGGTCTTACAACAGGGTTACTATATGTGGATGATAATCATTTTTCAATCGACATCAATATTCTGGATGATTTAATCGAAGTACGTGTCAATAACGAAAAAACAGCATTTCCTTTAGAAAACGGAAAGACAATACAAGACTATTATAAACAAATAGAAGATACACTAAATAACTATGATATTAAAGTCGAACTTAATACTAAGCCGCAAGAAATGGAAAACAAAATCCCATTAGATGAAGATACAACACATCATCACTATGACCATGATATTGCAGTGAAAGCATTGGAATTAATGCAATATGCAGAACGCACGCTTAAACGTTTTATTGGTCCATTACGTGCCAGAACAGCAGGTCCTGCATTCTTTTGGGGAACTTTTGACGTTTCAGCGATTGTTGTTTACAGCAAGTTTTATCAAGAATTCAAACCTGACCAAGTGATTGAATATGGTGCTTTTGATGAAGAAATGATTGAGTTCGGTTTCTGGTTCGGTGGTGGAGACTTTGAAGGTCCGACATACTTCGTTTTACCTTATCCATTCGTAGATAAAAACTTTACATTTAACGAATCGCTTCCTGAAGGCGCGAGATTCGATCCGACACTGACAGAGTTTGTATATGAATTGCAACACGGAGATTTAAGAGAATTAGATACCATTAATGCTGTATTTGAAAGTGGTTTTGATATCTTCGCAAAACATCTGGATTGGCCGAAAATCGATCATTGTACAGTATCGATGCATATGCCTCCGAACATGCATACTGACAAAGATGAATAG
- a CDS encoding LytTR family DNA-binding domain-containing protein, producing the protein MKVNCYFNQDEEDERVEIYAKDASQKIKEIIACAEQDETLTTLTGKNQYQRVFQVPIEEVLQIKAENKKLYAWTSTQCLHISKPLYELEEILPHYFIRISKSEILNIRNIKYLSVGANGMIHITLTHGEATYSSRRYLKKLKARLKL; encoded by the coding sequence ATGAAAGTAAATTGTTATTTCAATCAAGATGAAGAAGATGAACGTGTGGAAATTTATGCAAAAGATGCTTCGCAAAAAATTAAAGAAATTATCGCATGTGCCGAACAAGATGAGACACTCACCACTTTAACTGGTAAAAACCAATATCAGCGTGTTTTTCAAGTACCGATTGAAGAAGTATTACAGATTAAAGCAGAAAATAAGAAATTATATGCTTGGACATCTACACAATGCTTGCACATTTCAAAGCCTTTATATGAATTAGAAGAGATACTCCCGCATTATTTTATCAGAATTTCAAAGTCAGAGATATTGAATATTCGTAATATCAAATATTTGAGTGTAGGTGCGAATGGCATGATTCATATTACGTTGACACATGGAGAAGCCACGTATTCTTCAAGACGTTATTTAAAAAAATTAAAGGCGAGGTTAAAATTATGA
- a CDS encoding DUF3021 domain-containing protein has translation MKPLMNDFCIGVVIGTILSVIFSSIFGQGHYSPVSPVSLMGHLYETHLSEPMIMLIAVVIWGLIGVLFGLASMIYDASDWSLLKKTVLHIVICYIGFLPLAILAGWFPLTLADILFFTGIFIIVYTIIWTVNYFKNKALVDLINKELKQ, from the coding sequence ATGAAACCACTTATGAATGATTTTTGTATAGGCGTTGTTATCGGCACAATATTATCAGTCATATTTTCCAGCATTTTTGGACAAGGGCACTATTCTCCGGTATCGCCTGTTTCATTGATGGGACATTTATATGAAACTCATTTATCTGAACCTATGATTATGTTGATTGCAGTCGTTATATGGGGGTTGATTGGTGTGCTATTTGGTTTAGCGAGTATGATTTACGACGCTTCAGATTGGAGTTTATTAAAAAAGACAGTTCTCCATATTGTCATTTGCTATATTGGGTTTCTGCCCCTTGCCATATTAGCAGGATGGTTCCCATTAACTTTAGCTGACATCTTATTCTTCACAGGTATCTTTATCATTGTATATACCATTATATGGACAGTAAATTATTTTAAAAACAAAGCTTTAGTAGATCTGATAAACAAAGAGTTGAAGCAATAA
- a CDS encoding DUF488 domain-containing protein encodes MVIKVERIYEDKAQNDGVRVLVDRVWPRGVSKENANLDEWMKNIGPSTELRKWFGHDPDKFEDFKKKYIDELKNNKEQHDELKVLEGIINDARKDVILLYSAKDEEHNQAVVLQEYLKEQGYK; translated from the coding sequence ATGGTAATCAAAGTAGAACGTATTTATGAAGATAAGGCGCAAAATGATGGTGTACGTGTACTTGTTGATCGTGTGTGGCCTCGTGGTGTTTCAAAAGAAAATGCGAATTTAGATGAATGGATGAAAAATATTGGCCCAAGTACAGAATTACGTAAATGGTTCGGTCATGATCCAGATAAGTTCGAGGATTTTAAAAAGAAATATATTGATGAGTTGAAAAATAATAAAGAACAGCACGATGAATTGAAAGTATTAGAAGGCATTATTAATGATGCACGTAAAGATGTGATTTTATTATATTCTGCTAAAGATGAAGAACATAACCAAGCAGTTGTATTACAAGAATATTTAAAAGAACAAGGTTATAAATAA
- the pflB gene encoding formate C-acetyltransferase, with protein MVETIKERKSPWASFKKGKWSSEVDVRNFIQLNYTLYNGDSSFLESPTRATSDLWDQVMELTREERERGGMWDMDTKVASTILSHDAGYLNEELEQIVGVQTEKPFKRSMQPFGGIRMAKAACEAYGYELDEETERIFTDLRKTHNQGVFDAYSKEMLACRKAGIITGLPDAYGRGRIIGDYRRVALYGIDFLMEEKLNDYNNMSTVMDEVTIRLREELSEQYRALKELKVLSERYGFDLSRPAENFKEAVQWLYLAYLAAIKEQNGAAMSLGRTSTFLDIYAERDLQDGVLTEREVQEIVDHFIMKLRLVKFARTPDYNELFSGDPTWVTESIGGVGLDGRAMVTKNSFRFLHTLDNLGPAPEPNLTVLWSQRLPENFKAYCAEMSIKSSSIQYENDDLMRESYGDDYGIACCVSAMRIGKQMQFFGARANLAKTLLYAINGGKDEKSGMQVGPEFVPIDSEILDYDEVYAKFDQMIEWLAGVYINSLNVIHYMHDKYSYERIEMALHDTDVHRTMATGIAGLSVAADSLSAIKYGQVKTIRNDEGLVVDFETTGEFPKYGNNDARVDDIAIELVKSFMKKLRKHKTYRDSEHTMSVLTITSNVVYGKKTGNTPDGRKAGEPFAPGANPMHGRDEHGALASLSSVAKIPYEYCKDGISNTFSIVPKSLGKTDMEQNHNLVSVLDGYAMQQGHHLNINVFNRETLIDAMEHPEEYPQLTIRVSGYAVNFIKLTREQQLDVISRTFHERM; from the coding sequence ATGGTTGAAACGATCAAAGAAAGAAAATCACCATGGGCAAGCTTTAAAAAAGGTAAATGGTCTTCAGAAGTGGATGTCAGAAACTTTATACAGTTGAATTATACGTTGTATAACGGAGATTCATCATTCCTTGAATCACCTACACGGGCTACAAGTGATTTATGGGATCAAGTGATGGAATTAACACGCGAGGAACGTGAACGCGGCGGTATGTGGGATATGGATACAAAAGTTGCTTCCACAATCTTATCGCATGATGCAGGTTATTTGAATGAGGAATTAGAACAAATCGTAGGTGTGCAAACAGAAAAGCCATTTAAACGTTCTATGCAGCCTTTTGGCGGTATTCGCATGGCAAAAGCAGCTTGTGAAGCATATGGTTATGAATTGGATGAAGAAACAGAACGTATCTTCACAGATTTACGTAAAACGCATAACCAAGGTGTATTCGATGCATATTCAAAAGAAATGTTAGCATGTCGTAAAGCAGGTATTATCACTGGATTGCCGGATGCATATGGGCGCGGACGTATTATCGGAGATTACCGTCGTGTAGCTTTGTATGGTATTGATTTCTTAATGGAAGAAAAATTAAATGACTATAATAATATGTCGACAGTAATGGATGAAGTAACAATTCGTTTGCGTGAGGAACTTTCTGAACAATATCGTGCATTAAAAGAATTAAAAGTGTTAAGCGAACGTTATGGATTCGACCTCAGCAGACCAGCTGAAAACTTTAAAGAAGCAGTACAATGGCTGTATCTTGCTTACCTCGCAGCAATTAAAGAACAAAATGGTGCAGCGATGAGTTTAGGCCGTACATCTACGTTCTTAGATATTTATGCAGAGCGTGATTTACAAGATGGTGTCCTAACGGAACGCGAAGTACAAGAAATTGTGGATCACTTCATTATGAAATTACGTTTGGTTAAATTCGCACGTACACCTGATTACAATGAGTTATTCTCAGGGGATCCGACTTGGGTAACTGAATCTATCGGAGGCGTAGGTTTAGATGGTCGTGCAATGGTAACTAAGAACTCTTTCCGTTTCTTGCATACTTTGGATAACTTAGGACCGGCTCCTGAACCGAACTTAACTGTATTATGGTCACAACGTTTACCAGAAAACTTTAAAGCGTATTGTGCTGAAATGAGTATCAAATCAAGTTCTATTCAATATGAAAATGATGATTTGATGCGTGAAAGTTATGGCGACGATTATGGTATTGCTTGTTGTGTATCAGCAATGCGCATCGGTAAACAAATGCAATTTTTCGGAGCACGTGCAAACTTAGCCAAAACATTATTATATGCGATTAATGGCGGTAAAGATGAAAAATCCGGTATGCAAGTCGGTCCGGAATTTGTACCGATTGATTCTGAAATTCTTGATTATGATGAAGTTTATGCGAAATTTGATCAAATGATAGAATGGTTAGCGGGAGTTTACATCAACTCATTAAATGTCATTCACTATATGCATGATAAATACAGCTACGAACGTATTGAAATGGCATTACATGATACAGATGTCCACCGTACAATGGCAACAGGTATTGCTGGTTTGTCGGTAGCTGCGGATTCTCTATCTGCAATTAAATATGGACAAGTGAAAACAATTCGTAACGATGAAGGTCTGGTTGTCGATTTTGAAACAACAGGTGAATTCCCTAAATACGGAAATAATGATGCGCGTGTAGATGACATTGCGATTGAGTTAGTTAAATCGTTTATGAAAAAACTACGTAAGCATAAAACATATCGCGATTCTGAGCACACTATGAGTGTATTAACAATTACATCTAATGTCGTTTACGGTAAGAAAACAGGTAATACACCAGACGGACGTAAAGCAGGCGAGCCATTTGCGCCCGGTGCGAACCCAATGCACGGTCGTGATGAACATGGTGCATTAGCTTCATTATCATCTGTAGCTAAAATCCCTTATGAATATTGTAAAGATGGTATTTCTAACACATTCAGTATTGTTCCGAAATCACTTGGCAAAACAGATATGGAACAAAATCATAATTTAGTATCTGTATTAGATGGTTATGCAATGCAGCAAGGTCACCATTTAAATATCAACGTCTTTAACCGCGAGACTTTAATTGATGCAATGGAACATCCAGAAGAATATCCGCAATTAACAATTCGTGTGTCTGGATATGCAGTTAACTTTATTAAATTAACACGCGAACAGCAATTAGATGTTATCTCTAGAACATTCCATGAAAGAATGTAA
- the pflA gene encoding pyruvate formate-lyase-activating protein, with protein sequence MEGRIHSVESLGTVDGPGLRYIIFTQGCLLRCLYCHNPDTWSLTDAPRKVSAEELVEEIVPYRPYFSTSGGGVTVSGGEPLLQMPFLEQLFKQLKAEDIHTCIDTSAGCVNETPTFLEHLDNLLQYTDLMLLDIKHIDNEKHLALTGKPNNHILRFAQMLSERKQPVWIRHVLVPGYTDDEADLIRLGQFISTLDNVERFEILPYHQLGVHKYEALGQSYPLEGVEEPSEVDVARAYELVNFQGATPLTIQ encoded by the coding sequence ATGGAAGGTCGCATTCACTCTGTAGAAAGTTTAGGAACAGTTGATGGTCCAGGTTTACGTTATATTATATTTACACAAGGCTGTTTATTACGCTGCCTTTATTGTCATAATCCAGATACTTGGAGTTTGACTGATGCACCAAGAAAAGTGTCTGCAGAAGAACTTGTCGAAGAAATTGTGCCGTACCGCCCTTATTTCAGCACTTCTGGGGGAGGCGTTACTGTAAGCGGCGGAGAACCGCTGCTTCAAATGCCTTTTTTAGAACAGCTTTTCAAACAGTTGAAAGCTGAAGACATTCATACTTGTATAGATACCTCTGCAGGGTGTGTCAATGAAACACCGACATTTCTGGAGCATTTAGATAATCTGCTTCAATATACTGATTTAATGCTGCTTGATATCAAACATATTGATAACGAAAAACATTTAGCACTGACAGGCAAACCTAACAATCATATTCTCCGCTTTGCGCAAATGTTATCAGAACGCAAGCAGCCGGTCTGGATTCGACATGTCTTAGTACCCGGTTATACAGATGATGAAGCAGATTTGATTCGCCTTGGTCAATTCATCTCAACTTTAGATAATGTCGAACGTTTTGAAATTTTGCCATATCATCAGCTCGGTGTGCATAAGTATGAAGCACTCGGTCAATCATATCCCTTGGAAGGTGTAGAAGAACCGAGTGAAGTTGATGTAGCACGTGCATATGAACTTGTAAACTTCCAGGGTGCAACACCACTTACCATTCAATAA
- a CDS encoding class I SAM-dependent methyltransferase — MEERIFHRIAHRYDSESQIQLTEKIAKEMRTRMTPAHRLLDYGCGTGLVGLQFADDVDQLILADAESEMLKIVQQKIVSLDLKNAETMQLNVVEDSLPDIQVDTIIMSLVMLHVPDTQTLLNQLFKLLQPGGQILIADFNQNDKVSHPLIHSGFAHETVKEKMEEVGFNTPSIHTFYQGENLFMNQDASLFLARATKA, encoded by the coding sequence ATGGAAGAACGGATATTTCATCGTATCGCACATCGATATGACAGTGAATCGCAAATTCAGCTTACAGAAAAAATTGCTAAAGAGATGCGAACACGTATGACTCCGGCACATCGTTTACTTGATTATGGTTGTGGAACAGGATTAGTAGGATTGCAATTTGCTGATGATGTCGATCAGCTAATTTTAGCGGATGCAGAAAGTGAAATGTTGAAAATTGTGCAACAAAAAATAGTATCTTTAGATTTAAAAAATGCTGAAACAATGCAGCTAAATGTAGTTGAAGATTCATTGCCAGATATTCAAGTGGATACTATTATCATGTCTCTTGTAATGCTGCATGTTCCAGACACGCAAACATTGCTGAATCAGTTATTCAAATTGCTTCAACCAGGCGGACAAATTTTAATTGCTGATTTCAATCAAAATGATAAAGTCAGTCATCCGTTAATTCATTCTGGTTTTGCACATGAAACAGTAAAAGAAAAAATGGAAGAAGTAGGATTTAATACACCTTCAATACACACATTTTATCAAGGTGAAAATTTATTCATGAACCAAGATGCGTCGCTCTTTTTAGCTCGTGCAACAAAAGCATAA
- a CDS encoding sporulation protein, producing the protein MLDKILTSLKVGELTVDTRLEKADFKADETVSGKVILKGGNEDEEVSRIRLTLLEPKEGSNENKDFDESDKVLQMYEIKSEQVVEKAQTVEKPFEFRLANFDLDKDTNALVLRTHITIGDGKDSEDEAEIRIQ; encoded by the coding sequence ATGTTGGATAAAATTTTGACATCTTTAAAAGTTGGGGAGCTTACAGTAGATACACGTTTAGAAAAAGCAGACTTTAAGGCAGATGAAACAGTTTCTGGGAAAGTCATCTTAAAAGGCGGCAATGAAGATGAGGAAGTTTCTAGAATCAGATTAACATTGCTTGAACCAAAAGAAGGTTCTAATGAAAATAAAGATTTTGATGAATCTGATAAAGTGTTGCAAATGTATGAAATTAAAAGTGAACAAGTGGTCGAAAAAGCACAAACTGTGGAAAAACCATTCGAGTTCCGTTTAGCTAATTTTGATTTAGATAAAGACACAAATGCTTTAGTATTACGTACACATATTACTATTGGGGACGGTAAAGATTCAGAAGATGAAGCGGAAATCCGTATTCAATAA